From the genome of Coregonus clupeaformis isolate EN_2021a unplaced genomic scaffold, ASM2061545v1 scaf0660, whole genome shotgun sequence, one region includes:
- the LOC121568085 gene encoding LOW QUALITY PROTEIN: UPF0728 protein C10orf53 homolog (The sequence of the model RefSeq protein was modified relative to this genomic sequence to represent the inferred CDS: inserted 1 base in 1 codon; deleted 1 base in 1 codon), protein MPQNAIVIVRYGPYESCGIVDHRTFRLIGLQAALKEDGHQXVLEKMSDWNKVELEVNGECVYTYSIKQLEFGGDGKLDPLCKEAVAAAAECILRYTPTLYQEIGQRG, encoded by the exons ATGCCTCAAAATGCAATAGTTATCGTGCGCTACGGCCCCTATGAATCGTGTGGAATCGTGGACCACAGAACGTTTCGTCTGATTGGCCTCCAAG CTGCATTGAAAGAGGATGGACATC GTGTCTTGGAAAAAATGTCTGATTGGAACAAGGTGGAACTTGAGGTCAATGGAGAATGTGTCTACACATACAGCATAAAACAGCTGGAGTTTG GAGGAGATGGGAAACTGGAC CCCCTATGCAAGGAGGCCGTCGCTGCTGCTGCAGAATGCATACTGAGATACACACCCACACTCTACCAGGAGATTGGTCAAAGGGGATGA